In the genome of Nocardia sp. NBC_00416, one region contains:
- a CDS encoding putative bifunctional diguanylate cyclase/phosphodiesterase, giving the protein MSRTTGAFYVMGGVLGLLVTAVAPTQVLYPGDEGHRWLVGSAAAVALLLGISLLGWGPRMPHWLHHGYVAMATILVTVAVHSFPNTVAAITLASFYVFVACDAALFFAWSQAAAHIALCMALCLWVLPTRAGLPWWSGVIPAGITFGVGVVVGILTRMASEADIDTLTGLLNRRGFDRALNAAIEQADRADQALALVLVDLDRFQKVNDHLGHRAGDAVLQKVADTWVALLAPGQRLARYGGDVFAALLPNTTEQAAILLTEELRAAVSTGCSAGVTSWQPGESASLLVSRADVGLYRAKQAGRNRTVLESGHRTPLAVELREAIDNGTLDVHYQPIVSLGDGGEKAVGVEALLRWSSSAQPDVTTEGLIRVAEEYDLIADLDELVLRRACADAAQLQETFAALELTLNVNVSGLELAETGYADKVAGILESTGWPADQLVLEVTETELAAESDMAIANLHTLRDRGVRIAIDDFGTGYSSLSRLATLPSDIIKVDQSFVAAIRSDSPAPPLLGVIAALSKSLDLQVIAEGVETEHQAAVLTELGFALAQGYHYSDSHPVADLIGDMNSGRLGSMGNRALGGAPADENGWVPL; this is encoded by the coding sequence ATGTCCCGGACCACCGGGGCGTTCTACGTCATGGGTGGTGTCCTGGGTCTTCTGGTGACCGCGGTCGCGCCCACCCAGGTGCTGTATCCGGGCGACGAGGGCCACCGGTGGCTGGTCGGTTCAGCCGCGGCGGTCGCCCTGTTGCTGGGGATAAGCCTGCTCGGGTGGGGACCCCGGATGCCGCACTGGTTGCACCACGGCTACGTCGCGATGGCGACCATTCTGGTGACCGTTGCCGTCCACTCGTTCCCCAACACCGTCGCGGCGATCACCCTGGCCTCGTTCTACGTGTTCGTGGCCTGCGACGCCGCGCTGTTCTTCGCCTGGTCGCAGGCCGCCGCGCATATCGCGCTGTGTATGGCGCTGTGCCTGTGGGTGCTGCCGACCCGGGCCGGGTTGCCCTGGTGGTCGGGTGTGATCCCGGCCGGGATCACCTTCGGGGTCGGCGTGGTGGTCGGCATCCTCACCCGGATGGCGTCGGAAGCCGATATCGACACCCTTACCGGGCTGCTGAACCGGCGCGGTTTCGACCGCGCGCTCAATGCCGCGATCGAACAGGCCGACCGCGCCGATCAGGCGCTGGCGCTGGTGCTGGTCGATCTGGACCGTTTCCAGAAGGTCAACGATCATCTCGGGCACCGGGCCGGTGACGCGGTGCTGCAGAAGGTCGCCGATACCTGGGTCGCGCTGCTCGCGCCCGGACAGCGTCTGGCCCGGTACGGCGGCGATGTCTTCGCCGCGCTGTTGCCCAACACCACCGAACAGGCCGCGATTCTGCTCACCGAGGAACTGCGCGCCGCGGTGAGTACCGGTTGTTCGGCGGGCGTCACCTCATGGCAGCCCGGTGAATCGGCGTCGCTGCTGGTCAGCCGGGCCGATGTGGGGCTGTACCGGGCCAAACAGGCGGGTCGCAACCGCACCGTGCTGGAATCGGGACACCGCACCCCGCTCGCCGTGGAACTGCGCGAAGCCATCGACAACGGCACCCTGGACGTGCACTATCAGCCGATCGTCAGCCTCGGAGACGGGGGCGAGAAGGCCGTCGGCGTGGAAGCGCTGCTGCGCTGGTCGTCGAGCGCGCAGCCCGATGTCACCACCGAGGGGCTGATCCGGGTCGCCGAGGAATACGACCTCATCGCCGATCTGGACGAACTGGTCCTGCGCCGGGCCTGTGCCGACGCCGCCCAGCTACAGGAGACCTTCGCCGCGCTCGAGTTGACGCTGAACGTGAACGTGAGCGGTCTGGAACTGGCGGAAACGGGCTACGCGGACAAGGTCGCCGGAATTCTGGAGAGCACCGGCTGGCCCGCGGATCAGTTGGTGCTCGAGGTGACCGAGACAGAGTTGGCCGCGGAATCGGATATGGCCATCGCGAATCTGCACACGCTGCGCGATCGCGGCGTACGCATCGCCATCGACGATTTCGGTACCGGCTACTCCTCGCTCAGCCGGTTGGCCACTCTGCCCAGCGACATCATCAAGGTCGATCAGTCGTTCGTGGCCGCCATCCGCTCCGATTCGCCGGCTCCGCCGCTGCTGGGGGTGATCGCGGCGCTGAGCAAATCGCTGGACCTCCAGGTCATCGCCGAGGGCGTCGAAACCGAGCACCAGGCCGCGGTGCTGACCGAACTCGGTTTCGCGCTGGCACAGGGCTACCACTACAGCGATTCGCATCCGGTGGCCGATCTGATCGGCGATATGAACAGCGGGCGGCTCGGTTCGATGGGCAATCGTGCGCTGGGCGGCGCCCCGGCCGACGAGAACGGATGGGTGCCGCTGTGA
- a CDS encoding MFS transporter yields the protein MRAILFAGTGDLIPYYALYALLFADHGFGAGQISLLLAFWSVTAFVFEVPSGAWADTVSRRGLLILSGLLMAAGFVLWTLAPSFAGFALGFVLWGVAGSLRSGTFEALLYDELTARGESRAYARVIGYTRSGSETSAVLAILAATPLYLWGGYELVGWVSVGCAALHTGLAWSLPAAPKSVSAADVAEFEESDGDATTPAVITPSPRPSSAGPADAEGPAARDEGSLRRYVHMLRTGVTEAVQVRVVRHGVVLGALLYGITAFDEYFGLVAGEAGVATSVVPVLVGVTVLGSLLGSLLAGRTERIPARMLAAAVGMAGVLFGAGALIAGLAVRWPGGLYVCTALGFASIAAAYGIVYNASIVAEARLQDAISGPARATVMSVSGLLEELVSLAVFGFVALATLWLSVSSALALLGIALVAMAGLTPSWLPPRPDRGA from the coding sequence GTGCGCGCGATTCTGTTCGCCGGCACCGGCGACCTGATCCCGTACTACGCGCTGTACGCGTTGCTCTTCGCCGACCACGGCTTCGGGGCGGGGCAGATCTCGCTGCTGCTCGCTTTCTGGTCGGTCACGGCCTTCGTTTTCGAGGTGCCCTCGGGCGCGTGGGCCGATACCGTGTCCCGGCGCGGTCTGCTGATCCTGAGCGGCCTGCTGATGGCCGCCGGTTTCGTACTGTGGACGCTGGCCCCGTCCTTCGCGGGTTTCGCCCTCGGGTTCGTGCTGTGGGGCGTCGCCGGTTCGCTGCGCTCCGGGACGTTCGAGGCCCTGCTCTACGACGAACTGACCGCCCGAGGCGAATCTCGCGCCTACGCCCGGGTCATCGGGTATACCCGGTCGGGCAGTGAGACCAGCGCGGTGCTCGCGATTCTCGCCGCCACCCCGCTGTATCTGTGGGGTGGATACGAGCTGGTCGGCTGGGTGAGTGTGGGCTGCGCCGCACTGCACACCGGGCTGGCCTGGAGTCTGCCTGCGGCGCCGAAATCGGTCTCGGCCGCCGATGTCGCCGAATTCGAGGAGTCCGACGGAGACGCCACGACCCCGGCGGTGATCACGCCGAGCCCGCGGCCGTCGAGCGCCGGCCCGGCCGACGCCGAGGGCCCGGCTGCGCGGGACGAGGGATCGCTCCGGCGCTATGTCCACATGTTGCGCACCGGTGTCACCGAGGCTGTCCAGGTCAGGGTGGTCCGGCACGGGGTGGTGCTCGGCGCGCTGCTGTACGGGATCACGGCGTTCGACGAATACTTCGGCCTGGTCGCCGGCGAAGCGGGCGTCGCCACCTCGGTCGTGCCTGTGCTCGTGGGCGTGACGGTTCTCGGTTCACTGCTCGGTTCGCTGCTGGCCGGCCGTACGGAACGGATTCCCGCGCGGATGCTGGCCGCAGCGGTGGGGATGGCCGGTGTCCTGTTCGGGGCGGGCGCGCTGATCGCCGGTCTGGCGGTGCGCTGGCCGGGTGGGCTCTATGTGTGCACCGCGCTGGGGTTCGCCTCGATCGCCGCCGCCTACGGCATCGTGTACAACGCCTCGATCGTCGCCGAGGCCCGGCTGCAGGACGCCATCAGCGGACCCGCCCGGGCCACCGTGATGTCGGTTTCCGGCCTGCTGGAGGAACTGGTCTCCCTCGCCGTCTTCGGCTTCGTCGCGCTGGCGACGCTGTGGTTGTCGGTGTCGTCCGCGTTGGCTCTGCTGGGTATCGCATTGGTCGCGATGGCCGGTCTGACCCCGTCCTGGCTGCCACCGCGGCCGGATCGCGGCGCGTAG
- a CDS encoding DMT family transporter, translating into MVSRRSGLGFGLMIGAGVAVQGRINGELGVRLQDGIAAAAVSFGSGFLLLLVAVALSPRLRKGLRDVRGALTAGELRPWQLLGGLCGAMFVASQSLTVAALGVTAFTVAAVSGQLLSSLLVDRLGVGPGGRTPVTAARAGGAVLAVAAVLLAGSGESGPVSLDTSSWLDGVAVPVLLALPALAGIGLAWQQAWNGRIGSAGSPFAATVINFAVGLLGLLIVEAVVVVRVGPPAGFPAQPWLYLGGAIGVLFIAAGVLVVRWIGVLLMGLSTVAGQLSSSLVLDWALPTGADLSAVKLVGCVLTFAAVLIAARAPVPAER; encoded by the coding sequence ATGGTTTCGCGTCGGTCGGGTCTGGGTTTCGGGCTGATGATCGGAGCCGGCGTCGCCGTGCAGGGGCGGATCAACGGTGAGCTGGGGGTGCGGCTGCAGGACGGGATCGCCGCGGCGGCGGTCAGCTTCGGCAGCGGATTCCTCCTGCTACTCGTGGCGGTGGCGCTGAGTCCGCGGCTGCGGAAGGGTCTGCGTGACGTCCGCGGGGCGCTCACTGCCGGCGAACTGCGGCCCTGGCAATTGCTCGGCGGACTGTGCGGGGCGATGTTCGTGGCGAGTCAATCGCTGACCGTGGCCGCGCTCGGGGTCACCGCGTTCACCGTCGCGGCGGTCTCGGGCCAATTGCTGAGCAGTCTGCTGGTGGACCGGCTGGGAGTGGGTCCCGGCGGTCGCACCCCGGTCACCGCGGCGCGGGCGGGCGGGGCGGTGCTGGCGGTGGCCGCGGTATTGCTGGCGGGGTCCGGGGAGTCGGGTCCGGTATCGCTGGACACATCGTCGTGGCTCGACGGTGTCGCCGTGCCGGTGCTGTTGGCGCTGCCGGCGTTGGCCGGGATCGGACTGGCGTGGCAGCAGGCGTGGAACGGCAGGATCGGCTCGGCGGGAAGTCCGTTCGCCGCGACGGTGATCAACTTCGCCGTCGGACTGCTGGGTCTGCTGATCGTCGAGGCAGTGGTCGTGGTCAGGGTCGGGCCGCCCGCCGGATTCCCGGCTCAGCCGTGGCTCTACCTGGGTGGTGCGATCGGGGTGCTGTTCATCGCGGCCGGGGTACTGGTGGTCCGCTGGATAGGCGTGTTGCTCATGGGGTTGAGCACTGTGGCGGGCCAGCTGTCCAGCTCGCTCGTACTCGATTGGGCGCTGCCCACCGGCGCGGACCTGTCTGCGGTGAAACTCGTCGGATGCGTGCTGACCTTCGCCGCGGTGCTGATCGCGGCGAGAGCTCCGGTTCCGGCCGAAAGGTGA
- a CDS encoding heavy metal translocating P-type ATPase, whose product MTTQTAPGTAQTDNATPTPTTSVELAIGGMTCASCANRIEKKLNRLDGVTATVNYATEKARVQYPQALAPSDLVAVVEQAGYTAALPEPPTAEKATAEPAEPADQLRTRLLISLILTVPVIAMAMIPALQFTNWQWLSLTLAAPVVVWGALPFHRAAWTNLRHGAATMDTLVSLGTLAAFGWSLYALFWGTAGTPGMTHPFEFTTTRMDGAGNIYLEAAAGVTTFILAGRYFEARSKRRAGAALRALLELGAKEVSVLRPTGDGTARIEQRIPVEQLTVGDLFVVRPGEKIATDGEIVDGSSAADVSMLTGESVPVEIGPGDTVAGATVNVGGRITVRATRVGADTQLAQMAKLVEDAQSGKAAAQRLADRISGVFVPIVIALAVATLGFWLGTGGSVAAAFTAAVAVLIIACPCALGLATPTALMVGTGRGAQLGILIKGPEVLESTRRVDTVVLDKTGTVTTGRMALLDVVAAAGENPDEVLRLAGSLEDSSEHPIAKAIAEGASSVTAEGASSAIAEGASSAIAEGASSAIAEGASSAIAEGASSATAEGPGSRTAGLLPVEGFRNSAGLGVEGVVDGHAVVVGRPGLLADYALHLDADLQEAMRAAESEGRTAVAVGWDGRARGVLVVADTVKPTSAEAISRLRGLGLTPVMLTGDNANAAAAIAREVGIDEVIAEVLPQDKVAVIERLQREGKIVAMVGDGVNDAAALARADLGLAIGTGTDIAIEAADLTLVRGDLTAAPDAIRLARRTLGTIKGNLFWAFGYNVAMIPLAMAGLLNPMLAGAAMAFSSVFVVSNSLRLRNFRPTR is encoded by the coding sequence ATGACCACACAGACCGCACCCGGCACCGCGCAGACCGACAACGCCACACCGACCCCGACCACGTCGGTGGAGCTGGCGATCGGCGGGATGACCTGCGCGTCCTGCGCCAATCGGATCGAGAAGAAACTGAACCGGCTCGACGGCGTCACCGCGACCGTCAACTACGCCACCGAGAAGGCGCGGGTCCAGTATCCGCAGGCTCTCGCACCGTCCGATCTGGTCGCCGTGGTCGAGCAGGCCGGCTACACGGCCGCGCTGCCCGAGCCGCCCACCGCGGAAAAGGCCACTGCCGAACCCGCCGAACCGGCCGATCAACTGCGCACCCGGCTGCTGATCTCGCTGATCCTGACCGTTCCGGTGATCGCCATGGCGATGATCCCGGCGCTACAGTTCACGAATTGGCAGTGGCTGTCGCTCACCCTGGCGGCGCCGGTGGTCGTCTGGGGCGCGTTGCCGTTCCACCGAGCGGCCTGGACGAACCTGCGGCACGGCGCCGCGACCATGGACACCCTGGTCTCGCTCGGCACCCTGGCCGCTTTCGGCTGGTCGCTCTACGCGCTGTTCTGGGGAACCGCCGGGACGCCCGGAATGACGCATCCGTTCGAATTCACCACCACCCGGATGGACGGCGCCGGCAACATCTACCTCGAAGCCGCGGCGGGCGTCACCACGTTCATTCTCGCCGGACGGTACTTCGAGGCGCGGTCGAAGCGGCGCGCCGGCGCGGCGCTGCGGGCACTGCTCGAACTAGGCGCCAAAGAGGTCTCGGTGTTGCGCCCGACCGGCGACGGTACCGCGCGGATCGAACAGCGCATCCCGGTCGAACAGCTCACCGTCGGCGACCTCTTCGTGGTCCGGCCGGGCGAGAAGATCGCCACCGACGGCGAGATCGTGGACGGATCGTCCGCGGCCGACGTCTCCATGCTGACCGGCGAATCCGTGCCGGTGGAGATCGGTCCCGGCGATACGGTCGCCGGCGCCACCGTGAACGTGGGCGGCCGGATCACCGTCCGCGCCACCCGGGTCGGCGCGGACACCCAGCTCGCGCAGATGGCGAAACTGGTCGAGGACGCGCAGTCGGGAAAGGCCGCGGCCCAGCGATTGGCCGACCGGATCTCCGGGGTCTTCGTGCCGATCGTGATCGCGCTCGCGGTGGCCACCCTCGGATTCTGGCTCGGCACGGGCGGTTCGGTGGCGGCCGCGTTCACGGCCGCGGTGGCGGTCCTGATCATCGCGTGCCCGTGCGCGCTCGGTCTGGCGACCCCGACCGCCTTGATGGTCGGCACCGGGCGCGGGGCTCAGCTCGGCATCCTCATCAAGGGCCCGGAGGTCCTGGAATCCACCCGGCGGGTGGACACGGTGGTGCTGGACAAGACCGGCACCGTGACCACCGGCCGAATGGCTCTGCTCGACGTGGTCGCGGCGGCGGGCGAGAACCCCGACGAGGTACTGCGGCTGGCCGGGTCGCTCGAGGATTCCTCCGAGCATCCGATCGCGAAGGCCATCGCCGAAGGCGCCAGCAGTGTCACCGCCGAAGGCGCCAGCAGTGCCATCGCCGAAGGCGCCAGCAGTGCCATCGCCGAAGGCGCCAGCAGTGCCATCGCCGAAGGCGCCAGCAGTGCCATCGCCGAAGGCGCCAGCAGTGCCACGGCCGAGGGCCCCGGGTCGAGGACCGCGGGGCTGCTCCCGGTCGAGGGTTTCCGCAACAGCGCCGGCCTCGGGGTGGAGGGTGTCGTCGACGGGCACGCGGTCGTCGTCGGCCGCCCGGGCCTGCTCGCCGATTACGCCCTGCACTTGGACGCCGACCTCCAGGAGGCGATGCGCGCCGCCGAGAGCGAGGGCCGGACCGCGGTGGCGGTCGGCTGGGACGGTCGCGCCCGCGGTGTGCTCGTCGTCGCGGACACCGTGAAACCGACCTCCGCCGAAGCGATCTCCCGGTTGCGCGGGCTCGGTCTCACCCCGGTGATGCTGACCGGCGACAACGCCAACGCCGCGGCGGCCATCGCACGCGAGGTCGGGATCGACGAGGTGATCGCGGAGGTGCTGCCGCAGGACAAGGTCGCGGTGATCGAACGCCTGCAACGCGAGGGCAAGATCGTCGCCATGGTCGGCGACGGTGTGAACGACGCCGCCGCGCTCGCCCGCGCCGATCTGGGCCTGGCCATCGGCACCGGTACCGATATCGCCATCGAGGCGGCCGATCTGACGTTGGTCCGCGGTGATCTCACCGCCGCCCCCGACGCCATCCGGCTCGCGCGCCGCACCCTGGGCACGATCAAGGGCAACCTGTTCTGGGCCTTCGGCTACAACGTGGCGATGATCCCGCTGGCCATGGCCGGTCTGCTCAACCCGATGCTGGCCGGCGCCGCTATGGCGTTCTCCTCGGTCTTCGTGGTGAGCAACAGCCTGCGCCTGCGCAACTTCCGCCCAACACGCTGA